DNA sequence from the Rhizoctonia solani chromosome 10, complete sequence genome:
CCTGCTTCCTCCAAATATCTTTCAGAACTAGCAAGTGAGCTCATGTCCTTAGCGCCTTGCTTCATCTTGTCCTCTGATCTTATTTTTTTGCCTTGATACTGATTATCATTTCATAAGAGTATGATCTGAGGACGGCTCGAGATAAAGCATTCAGCATCGTATACTGGGGTACTTTCGAACCGAGGGCCGGGAGGACTATTTATACCCATATCTCTGCATAAAGACTACCGCAGATAGCGCCCCAGGTGGTCCCTCATTATTCTCCAGGCATACATATGTCCCAGAGATACCAGATAGATCTTTACATGTTTCGTCTTCGGTCCGGATTTATCCTCCTTGATTCCACCATTCTCAAAATTTTTTGATTGTCCACCACAGCCCCTTCTTTATGCAGCCATTCTTCAGTTCGAATTATCTGTGATATCAGCTGTGGCCGCACCACTACCATCTCCTAAAATTGGACAGAACCATGTTGGACTTGGCATGATATTACCTTCGAAGCTCCGTTGGTCGCTCACCAGCCACAATATATTGGTGGTATATTGGTGTTATGCCGGAACAAGACTTCCGATTTAAGCACGAAAAGCAGTAGTTAAGCGAATGATCTTAAGTTGCAAATATCAGAAAACTCCCCGGGATGTATTGCAACAGCATTACAGTTACAAGACGAAAGTGCAAGTAAAGTTAATAATAATGATTCAAAATTGAACTTATAACACCACAACCTGGATGCTTGTATCATCGAGCCACTTGGAATCCGACTCCAACGTAAGGAAAGCGGATAAATGCGCATTATTCGAGCCACTGTACACCTCCCGTAGGACAGGAAGTGCCAGGTTATCAGGGCCATTGGTTGCCCAATCCTTAGAATCGAGACGGCTTCCGACGAGTTCGACCCATTTTTGAATCGATTCTTGTTCATTCTCTCCCCTTATATGGACGACGTGATCATCGACAACACCATCAGACATCAAAAGAACGAAGCGGGGAATACCTTCAGAATCGCCAGCAAGCTCGACATGAGCAATATCTGGGATCGCGCTCAAGTAAGGTGGGGTAACGTTGCGAGTAGTAAACGCTTCGACTGATGAGTGAACACGGAAACCAGGCTTGGCTCTTAAGAAAATATGACGAGTATAGGCGGCCGGAAGCTTGAAGGCAACATCTCCGAAAGCTGAGGACACAGTTTTACAAAGGATCCAAGTAAACGCGTAGGAGAAACTAACCTCGGGTAACTGCGATGGCTCCTAGGACACGGTTCCGCAAGGTGATCTCGGGCTCGTTGGGATGGGCATCCCGTACGGCCTGTAACTCGGACTCATTGCCTCCATTATGTTGTACTACCAGGTCACGAGCGAGCCAACTGCCATCGGGTCGTTTAATACCAAGCACTAAATGCATACCAAGTGGAATGAATATCTATCAGATGTGCATAGTCTATGAAACACATACCTGCCCGAGAGTCTCCAACTCCAGCTGCCCACAAGTTCTTACGACTGGGGTCGACTAGCGAGATGACCGCAGTCGTGCCGCGCATGGCCAAGATGATCTTTTCATAGTTCCCGCCCCCACAGGCATGGTCATTGACCATAGCTTCAAGCTGCTCATCTGGTATAGAGGCAAGAGCATCCGGATCTGGGAATAAGTCGCGAATCGGCTGAATGATTGAGTCGTCGAAAGATGCAAAAGCATCGACCAGCCGGGAAGAGATATCTTCCTTTGGCCGTACTCCAGAGAGGGCACGTTTGATGTACTCTGGGAAGTTGTTAATAGCATATTCGGCACACTCTTCGCCAGCATGGCCTTCAGGAATGGTTAATTGGCTGCTCTTGTGACCAAAGCCAAGAAACCTACCGTCAAAAACTCCTGCGAGCGACCATTTTTCTCCGTCTATTTCGCAAGTGCCTGCATAAACACGGTCTTGGGAGGCGTTCTCTTTTCCCTGAGCCGGCTGGAACCACACGCTATCGACCCGAAGGTCAGATGCACTGGAGGACTTTGGGTTTGCATGTCGCAGGAGCTCTTGCGTGAGCTCAGGTTCGGCCAACATTCGAAAATTCCAGGGGCTGCCATGGCCCTCGATGCTAAGATTTGTGAG
Encoded proteins:
- a CDS encoding protein phosphatase 2C, producing MSHLAPFTVTKASDGRLLTNLSIEGHGSPWNFRMLAEPELTQELLRHANPKSSSASDLRVDSVWFQPAQGKENASQDRVYAGTCEIDGEKWSLAGVFDGRFLGFGHKSSQLTIPEGHAGEECAEYAINNFPEYIKRALSGVRPKEDISSRLVDAFASFDDSIIQPIRDLFPDPDALASIPDEQLEAMVNDHACGGGNYEKIILAMRGTTAVISLVDPSRKNLWAAGVGDSRAVLGIKRPDGSWLARDLVVQHNGGNESELQAVRDAHPNEPEITLRNRVLGAIAVTRAFGDVAFKLPAAYTRHIFLRAKPGFRVHSSVEAFTTRNVTPPYLSAIPDIAHVELAGDSEGIPRFVLLMSDGVVDDHVVHIRGENEQESIQKWVELVGSRLDSKDWATNGPDNLALPVLREVYSGSNNAHLSAFLTLESDSKWLDDTSIQVVVL